CGAGACGCTCCAGGAAGCGTCCGATGCACTCAATCAGGATCTCGGCAAGCTGATCGCCGAAGGCCCGGCCGAAGAGCTGAACCTCACCACCAACACGCAGCCCGTGATGCTGACCGCAGCGTATGCGTGCTATCGCGCGTGGCAGCAGGCAGGCGGCCCGGCGCCGGCGATCGTCGCCGGCCACAGCCTCGGTGAATACACGGCGCTCGTCGCTGCAGGCGCGCTCGCGTTCAAGGACGCGGTGCCGCTCGTGCGCTTCCGTGCGCAGGCGATGCAGACGGCCGTGCCGGTCGGCCAGGGCGGCATGGCCGCGATCCTGGGCCTCGACGACGACACGGTGCGCGCGGTCTGCGCCGAAGCCGCGGAAGCGGGCGTCGTCGAAGCGGTAAACTTCAATGCACCCGCACAGGTCGTTATCGCAGGCAACAAGGCCGCAGTCGAAAAGGCCTGCGAGATCGCGAAGGCGAAGGGCGCGAAGCGCGCACTGCCGCTGCCGGTGTCGGCGCCGTTCCATTCGTCGCTGCTCAAGCCGGCGTCGGACCAGTTGCGCGACTATCTTGCGAACGTCGACGTCAAGGCGCCGCAGATTCCGGTCGTCAACAACATCGACGTCGCCGTGGTCAGCGATCCGGCTGCGATCAAGGATGCGCTGGTGCGCCAGGCCGCGGGCCCGGTGCGCTGGGTCGAGTGCGTGCAGCACATCGCGGGCACGGGCGTCACGCACGTGATCGAATGTGGTCCGGGCAAGGTGCTCACCGGCCTGACGAAGCGCATCGACGGCAACCTGACGGGCGCGTCGGTATTCGATCCGGCTTCGCTCGACGAAGCACTCAAGCTGGTGACCGCCTGACGCGGCGCCTTTTCTCAAGAGACGGATATTCGATTCATGGACAAGACTCTCGATAAACAGGTTGCGATCGTCACGGGCGCATCGCGCGGCATCGGCCGCTCGATCGCGCTCGAGCTCGCGCGCCTGGGTGCGACGGTGATCGGCACGGCGACGAGCGAATCGGGCG
This region of Burkholderia contaminans genomic DNA includes:
- the fabD gene encoding ACP S-malonyltransferase — encoded protein: MKFAFVFPGQGSQAVGMLNAFADLAVVRETLQEASDALNQDLGKLIAEGPAEELNLTTNTQPVMLTAAYACYRAWQQAGGPAPAIVAGHSLGEYTALVAAGALAFKDAVPLVRFRAQAMQTAVPVGQGGMAAILGLDDDTVRAVCAEAAEAGVVEAVNFNAPAQVVIAGNKAAVEKACEIAKAKGAKRALPLPVSAPFHSSLLKPASDQLRDYLANVDVKAPQIPVVNNIDVAVVSDPAAIKDALVRQAAGPVRWVECVQHIAGTGVTHVIECGPGKVLTGLTKRIDGNLTGASVFDPASLDEALKLVTA